One window from the genome of Dolosigranulum savutiense encodes:
- a CDS encoding universal stress protein yields the protein MLQEYQRILVAVDGSESANRALRKAVAVAKRNDATLFITHVIDTRAFQPYEAFDASVSKSAKSEANSTLNACKLYAENHGLTDVRLLLEHGSPKKLIARDLPNSYDIDLIMLGATGLNTVERFFIGSVSENVVRSALCDVLVVRTDTENNYDVSL from the coding sequence ATGTTGCAAGAATACCAACGAATACTCGTCGCAGTTGATGGGTCTGAGAGTGCTAACCGTGCATTGCGAAAAGCTGTGGCTGTCGCCAAACGTAATGATGCCACGTTATTTATTACCCACGTGATTGATACACGCGCCTTCCAACCCTATGAAGCCTTCGACGCTAGCGTCTCTAAATCTGCTAAATCCGAAGCTAATTCAACCTTGAATGCCTGTAAGCTATATGCCGAAAATCATGGATTAACCGATGTTCGATTACTCTTAGAACACGGCTCGCCGAAGAAGTTGATCGCCCGTGACTTGCCCAATAGTTATGATATTGATTTAATTATGCTTGGCGCAACTGGACTAAATACTGTTGAGCGCTTCTTCATCGGCTCCGTCTCCGAAAATGTCGTTCGTTCCGCTCTCTGTGACGTTCTTGTCGTTCGAACTGATACGGAGAATAATTATGATGTTAGCCTCTAA
- a CDS encoding M3 family oligoendopeptidase translates to MIIVSYAQVWDLESVFSGGSNSPELQENIEALQTDIDCFGELVKSWSPEEGTVHADELATIFNLSDSISNGLSQGFTFSMAHLSAKQDDQHAPIHINKLSLLATQFSNYSTELTKKMEMISEHDWQALLEDDPFKSIAFRLNEERDQAKELLSLDLESAINQLSVDGFNGWSDMYDDLVASVTVKIERDGELKEYSAAQADNLLTSAETPEERAKVLEAWEAAWQEKAPLFQTVLNHLSGFRLNNYELHGKDSYMEKPLKINRMKEETLDVMWETIDKNKDRIVDFLNKKADLMGLNQLGWADVEASLPVEGADLSEYAYDEAADFIVKNFRQVSPQMADLAQRAFDEAWIEAEDRPNKRPGGYCADLPESGQSRIYMTFSGSADNVSTLAHELGHAFHSHVLRDEPRLNQEYAMNVAETASTFAELVVTDATIQAANSDAEKLTLLDQKNSRAAVMFMNIHARYIFERNFYDQRQKGIVTTDQLNDLMKAAQQEAFQDALSSYHPTFWASKGHFYSTDVPFYNFPYTFGFLFSLGIYAQAESDPDSFEERYINLLKDTASMSTEELAAKHLDVDLTQPEFWQSAIDLVLKDLDEFDQLAAKFA, encoded by the coding sequence ATGATTATTGTGAGTTATGCACAAGTATGGGATTTAGAATCCGTCTTTTCTGGCGGTAGTAACTCCCCCGAATTACAAGAAAACATTGAAGCACTACAAACTGACATCGACTGTTTTGGTGAATTGGTGAAAAGCTGGAGCCCTGAAGAAGGCACTGTTCATGCCGATGAACTAGCAACTATCTTCAACTTATCTGACAGTATCTCCAATGGCCTATCACAAGGTTTTACCTTCTCGATGGCGCATCTATCAGCTAAGCAAGATGATCAACACGCACCCATTCATATAAACAAATTAAGTTTACTTGCCACTCAATTCAGCAATTATTCAACTGAATTGACGAAAAAAATGGAAATGATCAGCGAGCATGATTGGCAAGCTCTGCTCGAAGATGACCCATTCAAGTCCATTGCTTTTCGCTTAAATGAAGAACGCGACCAAGCCAAAGAACTACTCAGCTTAGATCTAGAATCAGCGATCAATCAATTATCAGTTGATGGATTCAATGGTTGGAGCGACATGTATGATGATTTAGTCGCTTCTGTGACCGTTAAAATTGAACGCGATGGTGAGCTAAAAGAATACTCTGCCGCCCAAGCTGACAACTTATTAACATCCGCTGAAACTCCTGAAGAACGCGCCAAAGTGCTTGAAGCTTGGGAAGCTGCTTGGCAAGAAAAAGCCCCCCTCTTCCAAACTGTCTTAAACCACTTATCCGGCTTCCGCTTAAATAACTATGAACTTCACGGAAAAGACAGTTACATGGAAAAACCACTCAAGATTAATCGGATGAAAGAAGAAACACTCGACGTTATGTGGGAGACCATTGATAAAAACAAAGACCGGATTGTTGATTTCTTGAATAAAAAAGCTGACTTAATGGGCTTAAACCAACTTGGATGGGCCGATGTTGAGGCATCACTCCCAGTCGAAGGAGCTGATTTAAGTGAATATGCCTACGATGAAGCAGCTGATTTTATTGTTAAAAACTTCCGTCAAGTGAGTCCACAAATGGCTGACCTAGCTCAACGGGCATTCGATGAAGCTTGGATTGAAGCAGAAGATCGTCCGAACAAACGACCAGGCGGCTATTGTGCCGACTTACCAGAGAGCGGTCAATCACGTATTTATATGACGTTCTCAGGTTCAGCTGATAACGTCTCAACACTCGCACATGAACTGGGCCATGCCTTCCATAGTCATGTCCTCCGCGATGAACCACGATTAAACCAAGAATATGCAATGAATGTAGCAGAAACGGCATCTACCTTTGCCGAATTAGTCGTCACAGACGCAACCATCCAAGCGGCAAATAGTGATGCTGAAAAGCTAACGCTCTTAGACCAGAAAAACTCGCGCGCAGCCGTCATGTTTATGAATATTCATGCCCGCTATATTTTTGAACGTAATTTTTATGATCAACGTCAAAAAGGTATCGTTACAACTGATCAGCTAAACGACTTGATGAAAGCAGCACAGCAAGAAGCTTTCCAAGATGCCTTAAGCTCATATCACCCAACATTCTGGGCGAGCAAAGGACACTTCTACAGTACGGATGTTCCGTTCTACAACTTCCCGTACACATTTGGTTTCTTATTCAGTCTTGGTATTTATGCCCAAGCTGAATCCGATCCAGATAGCTTCGAAGAACGCTACATTAACCTACTGAAAGATACTGCTAGCATGTCAACAGAAGAACTTGCTGCCAAACACTTAGATGTTGACTTAACGCAACCTGAGTTCTGGCAATCTGCCATTGATCTTGTATTAAAAGACTTAGATGAATTCGATCAACTTGCTGCTAAATTCGCGTAA
- a CDS encoding rhodanese-related sulfurtransferase, translating into MSDYRVLLYYQYVNIEDPERFRKEHKALCDQLELKGRILVSDEGLNGTLSGTVENTQKYMDAMHADERFAEMPFKIDEADEHAFKKMHVRTRPEIVSLNLGEEDVDPNQTTGQHLEPTEFRDALLDEDTIVLDARNDYEYDLGHFRGAIRPDIRNFRELPDWIRENKEQFMEKKMVVYCTGGIRCEKLSGWLLKEGFEDVAQLKGGIHNYGTDEETQGELWDGKMYVFDERISVDINRKEKTIIGRDWFDGEPCERYVNCANPYCNKQILMSEENEHKYLRGCTHECRIHPENRYVKEHNLSTEEVQERLEAIGESLPTFA; encoded by the coding sequence ATGTCAGATTATAGAGTGTTGTTGTACTATCAATATGTGAATATCGAAGATCCTGAACGTTTTCGTAAAGAGCATAAAGCCCTATGTGATCAGTTAGAATTAAAAGGTCGTATTTTAGTATCCGATGAAGGCTTGAACGGAACGTTATCTGGAACCGTCGAAAATACCCAAAAATATATGGACGCTATGCATGCTGATGAACGGTTTGCTGAGATGCCATTCAAGATTGATGAAGCTGACGAACATGCTTTCAAAAAAATGCACGTTCGTACACGCCCAGAAATTGTCAGCTTAAACTTAGGCGAAGAAGATGTTGATCCGAACCAAACCACCGGCCAACACCTTGAACCAACTGAATTCCGTGATGCTTTATTAGATGAAGACACCATTGTTTTGGACGCACGCAATGATTATGAATATGACTTAGGACACTTCCGTGGTGCCATTCGACCAGATATTCGTAACTTCCGTGAACTGCCTGACTGGATTCGTGAGAATAAAGAACAATTCATGGAGAAAAAAATGGTCGTCTACTGTACGGGTGGTATCCGTTGTGAAAAATTATCTGGTTGGTTGCTAAAAGAAGGCTTCGAAGATGTGGCACAACTAAAAGGTGGTATTCACAACTACGGAACCGATGAAGAAACCCAAGGCGAACTTTGGGATGGTAAAATGTATGTCTTTGATGAACGTATCAGTGTCGATATTAACCGCAAAGAAAAAACCATTATTGGTCGTGACTGGTTTGATGGCGAACCCTGCGAGCGTTACGTCAACTGTGCCAACCCATACTGTAACAAACAAATCTTGATGTCTGAAGAAAATGAACATAAATATTTACGCGGTTGCACACATGAATGCCGTATTCATCCAGAAAACCGCTACGTCAAAGAACACAACTTAAGTACTGAAGAAGTTCAAGAACGCTTAGAAGCAATCGGTGAAAGTTTACCAACCTTTGCTTAA
- a CDS encoding type II toxin-antitoxin system RelE/ParE family toxin has protein sequence MSYQLMLSNKARKQLKKLDPPVAEMIIRWLKANVDGVDNPRKHGQALTGEYKDLWHYRVGNYRIICDVRDRELIILALAVGHRKDIYK, from the coding sequence ATGAGCTACCAGTTAATGTTAAGCAACAAAGCTAGAAAGCAACTTAAAAAGTTAGACCCTCCCGTAGCTGAGATGATTATACGGTGGTTGAAAGCTAATGTGGATGGTGTAGATAATCCTAGAAAGCATGGTCAGGCACTGACAGGGGAATATAAAGACTTATGGCATTATCGTGTAGGGAATTATCGTATCATTTGTGATGTGAGAGATAGAGAACTAATTATATTAGCATTAGCAGTTGGACATCGAAAAGATATTTACAAGTAG
- the relB gene encoding type II toxin-antitoxin system RelB family antitoxin, whose protein sequence is MAIVSVRLNKEEEQVINGYASLTGQPVSQLFKQALIREIEDQLDYKVGIKALAEHENDPQTFTLEDMADELGINL, encoded by the coding sequence ATGGCAATTGTATCTGTACGACTGAATAAAGAAGAAGAGCAAGTAATTAATGGATATGCCTCATTGACAGGTCAACCGGTATCACAATTATTTAAGCAAGCGTTGATTAGAGAGATTGAAGATCAACTAGACTACAAGGTGGGGATTAAAGCGTTAGCTGAGCATGAGAATGACCCTCAGACATTTACCTTAGAGGATATGGCAGATGAGTTAGGAATTAATTTATGA